Proteins encoded within one genomic window of Streptomyces sp. NBC_01314:
- a CDS encoding MarR family transcriptional regulator, producing the protein MEQETGWLTPSEQRARRAFVGVHQKLPGRLARALQSCGNLSIADYVVLVALTDTPGGLRHFQDLANTVQWERSRMSHHLRRMAKRDLVAQEDCPKGR; encoded by the coding sequence ATGGAACAGGAAACAGGCTGGCTCACCCCGTCCGAACAGCGCGCCCGGCGCGCCTTCGTCGGTGTACATCAGAAGCTCCCCGGCAGGTTGGCGCGCGCACTGCAGAGCTGCGGGAACCTGTCCATCGCGGACTATGTCGTCCTTGTGGCCCTCACCGACACCCCCGGCGGGCTGCGGCACTTCCAGGACCTGGCCAACACGGTGCAGTGGGAGCGGAGCCGTATGTCGCACCATCTCCGCCGCATGGCCAAGCGCGACCTGGTGGCCCAGGAGGACTGCCCCAAGGGCAGGTGA
- a CDS encoding LysR family transcriptional regulator: protein MELRQLEYFVAVAEEKNFTRAAERVHISQSGVSAQIRQLERELGAELFDRSARTATLTVAGKAALEHARAALAAAEAVGQAVGEVTDLIRGRLTVGMVIGCTLTPLFDALAAFHGAHPGVEISLLEDNSDRLVEGVRSGTIDLALIGACDRHPDGLDALTIMSDRLVVAVPAGHPLAKQRRVTLRDLTAYPIVCMPPGTGLRTVFDRACAAQNLQPTIALQASAADAIADLAARGLAVAILSNSMAASYRDRLTARTIDDVETPAWLALVWRSTHSPSVRELLVHSRQAFAEPDPT, encoded by the coding sequence CTTCACCCGGGCAGCCGAACGGGTGCACATCAGCCAATCCGGTGTCAGCGCACAGATCCGCCAACTGGAACGTGAACTCGGTGCCGAGCTGTTTGACCGGTCGGCGCGCACCGCCACCCTTACGGTCGCGGGAAAGGCCGCGCTCGAACATGCCCGCGCCGCTCTCGCCGCAGCCGAGGCGGTCGGCCAAGCGGTGGGTGAGGTCACCGACCTGATCCGGGGTCGGCTCACGGTCGGGATGGTCATCGGATGTACGCTCACGCCGCTGTTCGACGCTCTCGCCGCGTTCCACGGCGCGCATCCCGGTGTGGAGATCTCACTGCTGGAGGACAACTCCGACCGGCTCGTTGAGGGGGTGCGCTCCGGCACCATCGACCTGGCTCTCATCGGGGCCTGCGACCGCCACCCCGACGGGCTGGACGCGCTGACAATCATGAGCGACCGGCTCGTCGTGGCAGTTCCCGCCGGGCACCCCCTGGCGAAACAGCGGCGGGTCACTCTGCGCGACCTGACCGCCTACCCGATCGTGTGCATGCCACCCGGAACGGGTCTACGCACCGTATTCGACCGTGCCTGCGCCGCACAGAACCTGCAACCCACGATCGCGCTGCAAGCCAGCGCCGCAGATGCCATTGCCGACCTCGCCGCACGCGGGCTGGCCGTCGCCATTCTCAGCAACTCGATGGCCGCGAGTTACCGCGACCGGCTCACCGCACGCACCATCGATGATGTCGAAACGCCAGCGTGGCTCGCCCTGGTCTGGAGGAGCACGCACAGCCCCTCGGTGCGCGAGTTGCTCGTGCACAGCCGACAAGCATTCGCCGAGCCCGACCCCACATAG